One genomic segment of Lebetimonas natsushimae includes these proteins:
- the rplL gene encoding 50S ribosomal protein L7/L12 encodes MACTFEQILETIENLTVKELNELVKLFEEKFEVSAQPTVVAGAGAAGGEAAEEKSEFDIILKAPGAKKINVIKVVRQITGAGLKEAKEMVDNTPSTIKEGVSKEEAEEIKKQLEEAGAEVEVK; translated from the coding sequence ATGGCTTGTACATTTGAACAAATTTTAGAAACAATTGAAAATTTAACTGTAAAAGAATTAAATGAATTAGTAAAACTTTTTGAAGAAAAATTCGAAGTTAGTGCACAACCAACTGTTGTAGCTGGTGCTGGTGCTGCTGGTGGTGAAGCTGCTGAAGAAAAAAGTGAATTTGATATAATCTTAAAAGCACCTGGTGCTAAAAAAATCAATGTAATTAAAGTTGTAAGACAAATTACTGGTGCAGGACTAAAAGAAGCTAAAGAAATGGTAGATAATACTCCATCAACTATTAAAGAAGGTGTATCAAAAGAAGAAGCTGAAGAAATTAAAAAACAACTTGAAGAAGCAGGAGCAGAAGTAGAAGTTAAATAA